The following are encoded together in the Equus quagga isolate Etosha38 chromosome 1, UCLA_HA_Equagga_1.0, whole genome shotgun sequence genome:
- the CDK9 gene encoding cyclin-dependent kinase 9, whose amino-acid sequence MQRDAPPRAPAPAPRLPAPLIGAAASSGGGGGGGSGGGGGGASAAPAPPGLPGTTSPRGPGGGRRTEEAGSAPRGRKWPWRRKWRGRGGAWSAAAGPGAGAAAAAAAAAAAAAGGGGGALEAAMAKQYDSVECPFCDEVSKYEKLAKIGQGTFGEVFKAKDRKTGQKVALKKVLMENEKEGFPITALREIKILQLLKHENVVNLIEICRTKASPYNRCKGSIYLVFDFCEHDLAGLLSNVLVKFTLSEIKRVMQMLLNGLYYIHRNKILHRDMKAANVLITRDGVLKLADFGLARAFSLAKNSQPNRYTNRVVTLWYRPPELLLGERDYGPPIDLWGAGCIMAEMWTRSPIMQGNTEQHQLALISQLCGSITPEVWPNVDKYELFEKLDLVKGQKRKVKDRLKAYVRDPYALDLIDKLLVLDPAQRIDSDDALNHDFFWSDPMPSDLKGMLSTHLTSMFEYLAPPRRKGSQITQQSTNQSRNPATTNQTEFERVF is encoded by the exons ATGCAGCGGGACGCACCGCCCCGAGCCCCAGCCCCGGCGCCCCGGCTCCCCGCGCCCCTGATAGGGGCCGCCGCCAGCAGTGGCGGCGGCGGAGGCgggggcagcggcggcggcggcggaggcgcCTCTGCAGCTCCGGCTCCTCCTGGCCTCCCGGGAACTACAAGTCCCAGGGGGCCTGGCGGCGGGCGGCGAACGGAAGAGGCGGGGTCGGCGCCGCGAGGCCGGAAGTGGCCGTGGAGGCGGAAGTGGCGCGGCCGCGGAGGGGCCTGGAGCGCGGCGGCGGGACCCGGGGCGGgagctgcggcggcggcggcggcggcagcggcggcggcggctgggggcggcggcggcgcgctgGAGGCGGCCATGGCAAAGCAGTACGACTCGGTGGAGTGCCCCTTTTGTGATGAGGTGTCCAAATATGAGAAGCTCGCTAAGATCGGCCAAGGCACCTTCGG GGAGGTGTTTAAGGCAAAGGACCGCAAGACCGGCCAAAAGGTGGCTCTAAAGAAGGTGCTGATGGAGAACGAGAAGGAGGGG TTCCCCATTACAGCCTTGCGGGAAATCAAGATCCTCCAGCTTCTAAAACACGAGAACGTGGTCAACTTGATTGAGATCTGTCGAACCAAAG CGTCCCCCTATAACCGCTGCAAAGGCAGTATATACTTGGTGTTTGACTTCTGTGAGCATGACCTTGCTGGGCTTCTGAGCAACGTCTTAGTGAAGTTCACGCTGTCTGAGATCAAGAGGGTCATGCAGATGTTGCTCAACGGCCTCTACTACATCCACAGGAACAAG ATCCTGCACAGGGACATGAAGGCGGCTAACGTGCTCATCACCCGCGATGGGGTTCTGAAGCTGGCTGACTTTGGGCTGGCCCGGGCCTTCAGCCTGGCCAAGAACAGCCAGCCCAACCGCTATACCAACCGTGTGGTGACGCTCTGGTACCGGCCCCCGGAGCTGTTGCTCG GAGAGCGGGACTACGGCCCCCCCATTGACCTGTGGGGTGCTGGGTGCATCATGGCGGAGATGTGGACCCGCAGCCCTATCATGCAGGGCAACACGGAACAGCACCAGCTCGCCCTCATCAGCCAGCTCTGTGGCTCCATCACCCCTGAG GTGTGGCCAAATGTGGACAAGTATGAGCTGTTTGAGAAACTGGACCTGGTCAAGGGCCAGAAGCGGAAGGTGAAGGACAGGCTGAAGGCCTACGTGCGTGACCCCTACGCGCTGGACCTCATCGACAAGTTGCTGGTGCTGGATCCCGCACAGCGCATTGACAGTGACGACGCCCTCAACCACGACTTCTTCTGGTCTGACCCCATGCCCTCGGACCTCAAGGGCATGCTGTCCACCCACCTGACGTCCATGTTCGAGTACCTGGCGCCGCCACGCCGGAAGGGCAGCCAGATCACCCAGCAGTCCACCAACCAGAGCCGCAATCCCGCCACCACCAACCAGACAGAGTTTGAGCGCGTCTTCTGA